The Xenopus laevis strain J_2021 chromosome 5L, Xenopus_laevis_v10.1, whole genome shotgun sequence genome has a segment encoding these proteins:
- the fabp7.L gene encoding fatty acid binding protein 7, brain L homeolog encodes MVDAFCATWKLVDSQNFDEYMKSLGVGFATRQVGNVTKPTVIINQEGDKVVIRTQSTFKNTEISFKLGEEFDEATADDRNCKSTVALEGDKMVHVQKWDGKETKFVREIKDGKMIMTLTFGDIVSVRQYEKA; translated from the exons ATGGTAGATGCCTTTTGTGCCACATGGAAGCTGGTAGACAGCCAAAACTTTGATGAGTACATGAAATCTCTag GAGTAGGTTTTGCCACCAGGCAGGTTGGAAATGTGACCAAACCCACAGTCATTATTAACCAAGAAGGGGACAAAGTGGTGATCAGAACCCAGAGCACATTTAAGAATACAGAGATCAGCTTTAAGCTAGGGGAAGAATTTGATGAAGCCACTGCAGATGACAGGAATTGCAAG TCCACTGTAGCCCTAGAAGGGGATAAAATGGTGCATGTACAAAAATGGGATGGAAAAGAGACCAAGTTTGTAAGGGAAATCAAAGATGGAAAAATGATTATG ACCCTTACTTTTGGTGATATTGTTTCTGTTCGTCAGTATGAGAAGGCATAA